Proteins encoded within one genomic window of Vidua macroura isolate BioBank_ID:100142 chromosome 2, ASM2450914v1, whole genome shotgun sequence:
- the GDPD4 gene encoding glycerophosphodiester phosphodiesterase domain-containing protein 4 isoform X1 → MEASPTSLKRLKFGKLKVVRRHLLQRYEHQPFISCLAGFYSCRWKRYQRERTEPGKCCCNMRECMFFPLLVAAFCFSLVFLYTWGEGKNDYNSFDWYNYGNLGFWFLWSLVILIVAAVLFAYISLLLVLAMCLLAEGQQLYLHWSHKIGTFLVLGFSISSLFALSILWRDHRKTVRLSFQVTAPYLHIGAIAIMVLLSWPVALHAIRADKKVTQVIIVGPYLAILLFLFLIPLGMYSPCIREIGTLGPKPALIGHRGAPMLAPENTEMSFLKTIEHGGDGLETDVTISYDGVPFLMHDDTLRRTTNIEEVYPNDTGKTASFFSWDALQKLNAGTWFLKNKPFVGMGSLSKADQTQAMNQSIYTLSSFLRLADSHNKLVIFDLYRPPEKHPYRNLWLRKVLDVILKESKIKRHLVLWLHNSVRSFVQSVAPGFQHTMGRKAPIKDLLKHNIVKLNLVYTDMSSEDIRKYAEANITTNFYVVNEPWLYSLAWCSGAHSVTTNAVHLLKDLSQPLFLMTPQQYNIMWILTDLTSAFLISLIFALHWWREKNFSCCVQDSNPMIESGGTYNKFKTELSDMPAVLA, encoded by the exons ATGGAGGCCAGTCCCACCAGCCTCAAGAGGCTTAAATTTGGGAAGCTGAAGGTGGTCCGTCGGCACCTGCTGCAGAGGTATGAGCACCAGCCCTTCATCTCCTGCCTGGCTGGTTTCTACAGCTGCCGGTGGAAGCGGTACCAGCGCGAAAGGACTGAgcctgggaaatgctgctgcaacATG cgGGAATGCATGTTTTTCCCATTGCTCGTTgcagctttctgcttttctctggtCTTTCTGTACACGTGGGGTGAAGGTAAAAATGACTACAACAGCTTTGACTG GTATAACTATGGGAACCTGGGCTTCTGGTTTCTCTGGTCTCTTGTTATCCTgattgtggctgcagtcctgttcGCATACATCTCACTGTTACTG GTCCTTGCGATGTGTTTGCTTGCAGAAGGTCAGCAGCTGTACCTGCACTGGAGTCACAAG ATTGGTACTTTTCTTGTCCTGGGCTTCTCTATCTCATCCCTCTTTGCATTATCTATACTCTGGCGAGATCACCGGAAAACTGTCCGCCTGTCATTCCAG GTCACAGCTCCTTATCTCCACATAGGGGCAATTGCCATCATGGTACTTCTTTCCTGGCCTGTGGCTCTTCATGCCATCAGAGCAGATAAAAAAG TTACTCAGGTGATAATTGTTGGTCCATACCTGGCtatccttctctttcttttcttgataCCTCTGGGGATGTACTCTCCTTGCATCAGAGAGATAGGAACACTCGGACCAAAGCCAGCCCTCATTGGACACCGTGGAGCACCAATG ttgGCGCCAGAAAACACTGAGATGTCATTTCTGAAGACAATTGAGCATGGTGGGGATGGGCTTGAAACAGATGTCACCATAAG CTATGATGGGGTTCCTTTCCTCATGCATGATGACACCTTGAGAAGGACAACTAACATCGAAGAGGTCTACCCTAATGACACTGGTAAAACTGCTTCGTTTTTCTCCTGGGATGCCCTGCAGAAGTTGAATGCTGGAACGTGGTTCCTTAAG AACAAACCATTTGTAGGGATGGGCTCCCTGTCAAAGGCAGATCAAACCCAGGCAATGAATCAGTCCATTTACACGCTAAGTAGTTTTTTGCGCCTCGCAGACAGTCACAATAAACTTGTGATATTTGATCTCTACCGCCCTCCAGAGAAACATCCTTACAGGAACTTGTGGCTCCGCAAAGTCCTGGATGTCATCCTCAAAGAGTCGAAGATTAAACGCCATCTG GTCCTGTGGCTGCATAACAGTGTGAGGTCCTTTGTTCAATCTGTTGCTCCAGGATTTCAGCACACGATGGGCAGAAAGGCACCAATAAAAGACCTGTTAAAGCACAATATCGTCAAACTCAATCTGGTCTACACTGACATGTCTAGTGAAGATATCCG gaaatatgcTGAGGCAAACATCACCACCAACTTCTATGTGGTCAACGAGCCATGGCTCTATTCCCTGGCATGGTGCTCTGGGGCACACTCTGTGACCACCAATGCTGTCCACTTGCTGAAGGATCTCAGCCAGCCCCTCTTCCTCATG ACTCCACAGCAGTACAACATCATGTGGATCCTGACAGATCTGACCTCTGCATTCCTCATCTCGCTCATCTTTGCTCTGCACTG GTGGCGAGAGAAGAACTTCTCCTGCTGTGTCCAGGACAGTAACCCGATGATAGAGAGTGGTGGCACCTACAACAAATTCAAGACAG
- the GDPD4 gene encoding glycerophosphodiester phosphodiesterase domain-containing protein 4 isoform X2, with translation MEASPTSLKRLKFGKLKVVRRHLLQRYEHQPFISCLAGFYSCRWKRYQRERTEPGKCCCNMRECMFFPLLVAAFCFSLVFLYTWGEGKNDYNSFDWYNYGNLGFWFLWSLVILIVAAVLFAYISLLLVLAMCLLAEGQQLYLHWSHKIGTFLVLGFSISSLFALSILWRDHRKTVRLSFQVTAPYLHIGAIAIMVLLSWPVALHAIRADKKVTQVIIVGPYLAILLFLFLIPLGMYSPCIREIGTLGPKPALIGHRGAPMLAPENTEMSFLKTIEHGGDGLETDVTISYDGVPFLMHDDTLRRTTNIEEVYPNDTGKTASFFSWDALQKLNAGTWFLKNKPFVGMGSLSKADQTQAMNQSIYTLSSFLRLADSHNKLVIFDLYRPPEKHPYRNLWLRKVLDVILKESKIKRHLVLWLHNSVRSFVQSVAPGFQHTMGRKAPIKDLLKHNIVKLNLVYTDMSSEDIRS, from the exons ATGGAGGCCAGTCCCACCAGCCTCAAGAGGCTTAAATTTGGGAAGCTGAAGGTGGTCCGTCGGCACCTGCTGCAGAGGTATGAGCACCAGCCCTTCATCTCCTGCCTGGCTGGTTTCTACAGCTGCCGGTGGAAGCGGTACCAGCGCGAAAGGACTGAgcctgggaaatgctgctgcaacATG cgGGAATGCATGTTTTTCCCATTGCTCGTTgcagctttctgcttttctctggtCTTTCTGTACACGTGGGGTGAAGGTAAAAATGACTACAACAGCTTTGACTG GTATAACTATGGGAACCTGGGCTTCTGGTTTCTCTGGTCTCTTGTTATCCTgattgtggctgcagtcctgttcGCATACATCTCACTGTTACTG GTCCTTGCGATGTGTTTGCTTGCAGAAGGTCAGCAGCTGTACCTGCACTGGAGTCACAAG ATTGGTACTTTTCTTGTCCTGGGCTTCTCTATCTCATCCCTCTTTGCATTATCTATACTCTGGCGAGATCACCGGAAAACTGTCCGCCTGTCATTCCAG GTCACAGCTCCTTATCTCCACATAGGGGCAATTGCCATCATGGTACTTCTTTCCTGGCCTGTGGCTCTTCATGCCATCAGAGCAGATAAAAAAG TTACTCAGGTGATAATTGTTGGTCCATACCTGGCtatccttctctttcttttcttgataCCTCTGGGGATGTACTCTCCTTGCATCAGAGAGATAGGAACACTCGGACCAAAGCCAGCCCTCATTGGACACCGTGGAGCACCAATG ttgGCGCCAGAAAACACTGAGATGTCATTTCTGAAGACAATTGAGCATGGTGGGGATGGGCTTGAAACAGATGTCACCATAAG CTATGATGGGGTTCCTTTCCTCATGCATGATGACACCTTGAGAAGGACAACTAACATCGAAGAGGTCTACCCTAATGACACTGGTAAAACTGCTTCGTTTTTCTCCTGGGATGCCCTGCAGAAGTTGAATGCTGGAACGTGGTTCCTTAAG AACAAACCATTTGTAGGGATGGGCTCCCTGTCAAAGGCAGATCAAACCCAGGCAATGAATCAGTCCATTTACACGCTAAGTAGTTTTTTGCGCCTCGCAGACAGTCACAATAAACTTGTGATATTTGATCTCTACCGCCCTCCAGAGAAACATCCTTACAGGAACTTGTGGCTCCGCAAAGTCCTGGATGTCATCCTCAAAGAGTCGAAGATTAAACGCCATCTG GTCCTGTGGCTGCATAACAGTGTGAGGTCCTTTGTTCAATCTGTTGCTCCAGGATTTCAGCACACGATGGGCAGAAAGGCACCAATAAAAGACCTGTTAAAGCACAATATCGTCAAACTCAATCTGGTCTACACTGACATGTCTAGTGAAGATATCCG GTCCTAA